A portion of the Gasterosteus aculeatus chromosome 12, fGasAcu3.hap1.1, whole genome shotgun sequence genome contains these proteins:
- the skor1a gene encoding SKI family transcriptional corepressor 1a isoform X2: protein MESMPGQQLRDAGREASSSPSSKHDAASFSGPSPLKPNQVSETALYGVPIVCLVIDGKERLCLAQISNTLLKNYSYNEIHNRRVALGITCVQCTPVQLELLRRAGAMPISSRRCGMITKREAERLCKSFLGAHSPPKLPENFAFDVTHDCAWGSRGSFIPARYNSSRAKCIKCSFCNMYFSPNKFIFHSHRTSESKYLQPDAANFNSWRRHLKLTDKKQSDDIHHAWEDVKAMFNGGSRKRTLPMSGSGMSSSMKSQASSSLAQTSSPEIPHKTLRCDEDRRNNNNLSLASGARTYPVIPVPSKNFGMLQKIPPPLFPHHPYGFPSYGLCQKKSDIVPDANKTGVPGVFWPGAKDALYPAFPMFWPTAGGLPIPPYSASPPKPLPELLPGVVRQADVDLSDQSDRGGSSTPKDTNHHPHHQQDGAERCSSSQSSSARNDEDKSGDEAPQRKISYISAFRPVVKDAETIAKLYGNRDGYGARPGYLSPDFISESSSYRSVSPGRDSVVDDDDDPDVDVESNRGQDEEEVIQISPGGGHNDSPLADRVSSGAEESQEPLDNSSPGPAAASPGDSVHTGSSDEDRQMRNGSPLHEVYPHEKDRHVLPNAPSPFGSRHSSTSNGFHHVSEPQNQRNATSYQQHKDRPADGALRIDISLHERDLETMAKEELQKQLAEQVELRKKLEREFQHLKDNFQDQMKRELSYREEMVQQLQIVRDTLCSELDQERKARYAIQQKLKEAHDALHHFSCKMLTPRQCTGACTFKPPLLPP, encoded by the exons ATGGAGTCGATGCCCGGCCAGCAGCTTCGAGACGCTGGACGAGAGGCCAGCTCTTCCCCCAGTTCAAAGCACGACGCAGCGAGCTTCTCCGGCCCCAGCCCCCTCAAACCGAACCAAGTGAGTGAGACCGCCCTGTACGGGGTGCCCATCGTATGTCTGGTCATAGACGGCAAGGAGAGACTCTGCCTGGCGCAGATTTCTAACACGCTGCTGAAGAACTACAGCTACAACGAGATACACAACCGCCGGGTCGCCTTGGGCATCACCTGCGTGCAGTGCACCCCCGTTCAGCTGGAGCTCCTGCGGCGCGCCGGGGCCATGCCCATCTCCTCCAGGCGTTGCGGCATGATCACCAAGCGGGAGGCCGAGAGGCTCTGCAAGTCCTTCCTGGGAGCGCACAGCCCCCCGAAGCTACCGGAAAATTTCGCCTTTGACGTGACCCACGATTGCGCCTGGGGCTCCAGGGGCAGCTTCATACCCGCCAGATACAACAGCTCCAGAGCAAAGTGCATCAAGTGCAGCTTTTGCAACATGTATTTCTCCCCGAATAAATTCATCTTCCACTCTCATCGCACCTCGGAGTCCAAGTATCTCCAGCCGGACGCGGCCAACTTCAACTCGTGGAGACGCCACCTGAAACTGACGGACAAAAAACAATCCGACGACATTCACCACGCGTGGGAGGATGTAAAGGCCATGTTCAACGgggggagcaggaagaggactCTGCCCATGAGCGGCTCGGGGATGTCCTCGTCGATGAAGTCGCAGGCCTCGTCCAGCTTGGCCCAAACCAGCTCGCCCGAAATCCCTCACAAGACTTTACGCTGCGACGAGGATCGGAGAAATAACAATAACCTGAGTTTGGCGAGCGGCGCGCGCACCTACCCGGTCATCCCGGTGCCCAGCAAGAACTTCGGCATGCTGCAGAAAATCCCCCCGCCCCTGTTCCCGCATCACCCCTACGGCTTCCCCAGCTACGGGCTGTGTCAGAAAAAGAGCGACATCGTGCCCGATGCGAACAAAACCGGTGTCCCCGGCGTGTTCTGGCCCGGCGCGAAGGACGCCCTGTACCCCGCCTTCCCCATGTTTTGGCCCACAGCTGGCGGCCTACCGATTCCGCCCTACTCGGCCTCTCCGCCCAAACCCCTCCCGGAGCTGCTGCCAGGCGTCGTCCGGCAGGCAGACGTCGACCTGTCGGACCAAAGCGaccgcggcggcagcagcacgCCCAAAGACACcaaccaccacccgcaccaCCAGCAGGACGGCGCAGAGCGCTGCTCcagctcccagtcctcctccGCGAGAAACGACGAGGACAAGTCCGGGGACGAGGCCCCGCAGAGGAAAATCAGCTACATCTCGGCCTTCAGGCCCGTGGTGAAAGACGCGGAGACCATCGCCAAACTCTACGGCAACCGGGACGGCTACGGCGCGCGCCCCGGTTACCTGTCCCCGGATTTTATCAGCGAGAGCTCCAGTTACAGATCGGTGTCGCCAGGCAGAGACAGCGTggtggacgacgacgacgacccgGACGTAGACGTGGAGTCCAATCGGGGAcaagacgaggaggaagtgaTCCAGATTTCCCCGGGAGGGGGCCACAATGACTCCCCCCTGGCGGACCGGGTCTCCTCTGGTGCTGAGGAGAGCCAGGAGCCGCTGGATAACTCCAGCCCgggaccagcagcagcatcaccggGGGACTCCGTGCACACCGGGTCATCAGATGAGGACAGACAGATGCGTAATGGCTCTCCTCTTCATGAA GTGTACCCTCATGAAAAGGACCGCCACGTGCTCCCGAACGCGCCTTCGCCGTTCGGCTCGAGACACTCGAGCACATCCAACG GTTTCCATCACGTGTCTGAACCCCAGAACCAACGCAACGCGACGTCCTACCAGCAGCACAAGGACCGACCAG CCGATGGAGCTTTACGCATCGACATCAGCTTGCATGAAAGAGACCTGGAGACCATGGCTAAAG AGGAATTGCAGAAGCAGCTCGCGGAACAAGTGGAGTTGAGGAAAAAGTTGGAGAGAgaatttcagcatttaaaag ATAATTTTCAGGACCAAATGAAGCGTGAGCTGTCCTACAGAGAGGAAATGGTCCAGCAGCTGCAGATTGTTCGAG aCACTTTGTGCAGCGAGTTGGACCAAGAGAGAAAGGCTCGTTATGCAATACAGCAGAAGCTAAAAG AAGCTCACGACGCCCTTCACCACTTCTCCTGCAAGATGCTCACTCCTCGTCAGTGTACCGGAGCCTGCACCTTCAAACCGCCGCTTCTGCCTCCCTAG
- the skor1a gene encoding SKI family transcriptional corepressor 1a isoform X4, producing MESMPGQQLRDAGREASSSPSSKHDAASFSGPSPLKPNQVSETALYGVPIVCLVIDGKERLCLAQISNTLLKNYSYNEIHNRRVALGITCVQCTPVQLELLRRAGAMPISSRRCGMITKREAERLCKSFLGAHSPPKLPENFAFDVTHDCAWGSRGSFIPARYNSSRAKCIKCSFCNMYFSPNKFIFHSHRTSESKYLQPDAANFNSWRRHLKLTDKKQSDDIHHAWEDVKAMFNGGSRKRTLPMSGSGMSSSMKSQASSSLAQTSSPEIPHKTLRCDEDRRNNNNLSLASGARTYPVIPVPSKNFGMLQKIPPPLFPHHPYGFPSYGLCQKKSDIVPDANKTGVPGVFWPGAKDALYPAFPMFWPTAGGLPIPPYSASPPKPLPELLPGVVRQADVDLSDQSDRGGSSTPKDTNHHPHHQQDGAERCSSSQSSSARNDEDKSGDEAPQRKISYISAFRPVVKDAETIAKLYGNRDGYGARPGYLSPDFISESSSYRSVSPGRDSVVDDDDDPDVDVESNRGQDEEEVIQISPGGGHNDSPLADRVSSGAEESQEPLDNSSPGPAAASPGDSVHTGSSDEDRQMRNGSPLHEVYPHEKDRHVLPNAPSPFGSRHSSTSNGFHHVSEPQNQRNATSYQQHKDRPADGALRIDISLHERDLETMAKEELQKQLAEQVELRKKLEREFQHLKDNFQDQMKRELSYREEMVQQLQIVREAHDALHHFSCKMLTPRQCTGACTFKPPLLPP from the exons ATGGAGTCGATGCCCGGCCAGCAGCTTCGAGACGCTGGACGAGAGGCCAGCTCTTCCCCCAGTTCAAAGCACGACGCAGCGAGCTTCTCCGGCCCCAGCCCCCTCAAACCGAACCAAGTGAGTGAGACCGCCCTGTACGGGGTGCCCATCGTATGTCTGGTCATAGACGGCAAGGAGAGACTCTGCCTGGCGCAGATTTCTAACACGCTGCTGAAGAACTACAGCTACAACGAGATACACAACCGCCGGGTCGCCTTGGGCATCACCTGCGTGCAGTGCACCCCCGTTCAGCTGGAGCTCCTGCGGCGCGCCGGGGCCATGCCCATCTCCTCCAGGCGTTGCGGCATGATCACCAAGCGGGAGGCCGAGAGGCTCTGCAAGTCCTTCCTGGGAGCGCACAGCCCCCCGAAGCTACCGGAAAATTTCGCCTTTGACGTGACCCACGATTGCGCCTGGGGCTCCAGGGGCAGCTTCATACCCGCCAGATACAACAGCTCCAGAGCAAAGTGCATCAAGTGCAGCTTTTGCAACATGTATTTCTCCCCGAATAAATTCATCTTCCACTCTCATCGCACCTCGGAGTCCAAGTATCTCCAGCCGGACGCGGCCAACTTCAACTCGTGGAGACGCCACCTGAAACTGACGGACAAAAAACAATCCGACGACATTCACCACGCGTGGGAGGATGTAAAGGCCATGTTCAACGgggggagcaggaagaggactCTGCCCATGAGCGGCTCGGGGATGTCCTCGTCGATGAAGTCGCAGGCCTCGTCCAGCTTGGCCCAAACCAGCTCGCCCGAAATCCCTCACAAGACTTTACGCTGCGACGAGGATCGGAGAAATAACAATAACCTGAGTTTGGCGAGCGGCGCGCGCACCTACCCGGTCATCCCGGTGCCCAGCAAGAACTTCGGCATGCTGCAGAAAATCCCCCCGCCCCTGTTCCCGCATCACCCCTACGGCTTCCCCAGCTACGGGCTGTGTCAGAAAAAGAGCGACATCGTGCCCGATGCGAACAAAACCGGTGTCCCCGGCGTGTTCTGGCCCGGCGCGAAGGACGCCCTGTACCCCGCCTTCCCCATGTTTTGGCCCACAGCTGGCGGCCTACCGATTCCGCCCTACTCGGCCTCTCCGCCCAAACCCCTCCCGGAGCTGCTGCCAGGCGTCGTCCGGCAGGCAGACGTCGACCTGTCGGACCAAAGCGaccgcggcggcagcagcacgCCCAAAGACACcaaccaccacccgcaccaCCAGCAGGACGGCGCAGAGCGCTGCTCcagctcccagtcctcctccGCGAGAAACGACGAGGACAAGTCCGGGGACGAGGCCCCGCAGAGGAAAATCAGCTACATCTCGGCCTTCAGGCCCGTGGTGAAAGACGCGGAGACCATCGCCAAACTCTACGGCAACCGGGACGGCTACGGCGCGCGCCCCGGTTACCTGTCCCCGGATTTTATCAGCGAGAGCTCCAGTTACAGATCGGTGTCGCCAGGCAGAGACAGCGTggtggacgacgacgacgacccgGACGTAGACGTGGAGTCCAATCGGGGAcaagacgaggaggaagtgaTCCAGATTTCCCCGGGAGGGGGCCACAATGACTCCCCCCTGGCGGACCGGGTCTCCTCTGGTGCTGAGGAGAGCCAGGAGCCGCTGGATAACTCCAGCCCgggaccagcagcagcatcaccggGGGACTCCGTGCACACCGGGTCATCAGATGAGGACAGACAGATGCGTAATGGCTCTCCTCTTCATGAA GTGTACCCTCATGAAAAGGACCGCCACGTGCTCCCGAACGCGCCTTCGCCGTTCGGCTCGAGACACTCGAGCACATCCAACG GTTTCCATCACGTGTCTGAACCCCAGAACCAACGCAACGCGACGTCCTACCAGCAGCACAAGGACCGACCAG CCGATGGAGCTTTACGCATCGACATCAGCTTGCATGAAAGAGACCTGGAGACCATGGCTAAAG AGGAATTGCAGAAGCAGCTCGCGGAACAAGTGGAGTTGAGGAAAAAGTTGGAGAGAgaatttcagcatttaaaag ATAATTTTCAGGACCAAATGAAGCGTGAGCTGTCCTACAGAGAGGAAATGGTCCAGCAGCTGCAGATTGTTCGAG AAGCTCACGACGCCCTTCACCACTTCTCCTGCAAGATGCTCACTCCTCGTCAGTGTACCGGAGCCTGCACCTTCAAACCGCCGCTTCTGCCTCCCTAG
- the skor1a gene encoding SKI family transcriptional corepressor 1a isoform X5 codes for MESMPGQQLRDAGREASSSPSSKHDAASFSGPSPLKPNQVSETALYGVPIVCLVIDGKERLCLAQISNTLLKNYSYNEIHNRRVALGITCVQCTPVQLELLRRAGAMPISSRRCGMITKREAERLCKSFLGAHSPPKLPENFAFDVTHDCAWGSRGSFIPARYNSSRAKCIKCSFCNMYFSPNKFIFHSHRTSESKYLQPDAANFNSWRRHLKLTDKKQSDDIHHAWEDVKAMFNGGSRKRTLPMSGSGMSSSMKSQASSSLAQTSSPEIPHKTLRCDEDRRNNNNLSLASGARTYPVIPVPSKNFGMLQKIPPPLFPHHPYGFPSYGLCQKKSDIVPDANKTGVPGVFWPGAKDALYPAFPMFWPTAGGLPIPPYSASPPKPLPELLPGVVRQADVDLSDQSDRGGSSTPKDTNHHPHHQQDGAERCSSSQSSSARNDEDKSGDEAPQRKISYISAFRPVVKDAETIAKLYGNRDGYGARPGYLSPDFISESSSYRSVSPGRDSVVDDDDDPDVDVESNRGQDEEEVIQISPGGGHNDSPLADRVSSGAEESQEPLDNSSPGPAAASPGDSVHTGSSDEDRQMRNGSPLHEVYPHEKDRHVLPNAPSPFGSRHSSTSNGFHHVSEPQNQRNATSYQQHKDRPADGALRIDISLHERDLETMAKEELQKQLAEQVELRKKLEREFQHLKDNFQDQMKRELSYREEMVQQLQIVRAHDALHHFSCKMLTPRQCTGACTFKPPLLPP; via the exons ATGGAGTCGATGCCCGGCCAGCAGCTTCGAGACGCTGGACGAGAGGCCAGCTCTTCCCCCAGTTCAAAGCACGACGCAGCGAGCTTCTCCGGCCCCAGCCCCCTCAAACCGAACCAAGTGAGTGAGACCGCCCTGTACGGGGTGCCCATCGTATGTCTGGTCATAGACGGCAAGGAGAGACTCTGCCTGGCGCAGATTTCTAACACGCTGCTGAAGAACTACAGCTACAACGAGATACACAACCGCCGGGTCGCCTTGGGCATCACCTGCGTGCAGTGCACCCCCGTTCAGCTGGAGCTCCTGCGGCGCGCCGGGGCCATGCCCATCTCCTCCAGGCGTTGCGGCATGATCACCAAGCGGGAGGCCGAGAGGCTCTGCAAGTCCTTCCTGGGAGCGCACAGCCCCCCGAAGCTACCGGAAAATTTCGCCTTTGACGTGACCCACGATTGCGCCTGGGGCTCCAGGGGCAGCTTCATACCCGCCAGATACAACAGCTCCAGAGCAAAGTGCATCAAGTGCAGCTTTTGCAACATGTATTTCTCCCCGAATAAATTCATCTTCCACTCTCATCGCACCTCGGAGTCCAAGTATCTCCAGCCGGACGCGGCCAACTTCAACTCGTGGAGACGCCACCTGAAACTGACGGACAAAAAACAATCCGACGACATTCACCACGCGTGGGAGGATGTAAAGGCCATGTTCAACGgggggagcaggaagaggactCTGCCCATGAGCGGCTCGGGGATGTCCTCGTCGATGAAGTCGCAGGCCTCGTCCAGCTTGGCCCAAACCAGCTCGCCCGAAATCCCTCACAAGACTTTACGCTGCGACGAGGATCGGAGAAATAACAATAACCTGAGTTTGGCGAGCGGCGCGCGCACCTACCCGGTCATCCCGGTGCCCAGCAAGAACTTCGGCATGCTGCAGAAAATCCCCCCGCCCCTGTTCCCGCATCACCCCTACGGCTTCCCCAGCTACGGGCTGTGTCAGAAAAAGAGCGACATCGTGCCCGATGCGAACAAAACCGGTGTCCCCGGCGTGTTCTGGCCCGGCGCGAAGGACGCCCTGTACCCCGCCTTCCCCATGTTTTGGCCCACAGCTGGCGGCCTACCGATTCCGCCCTACTCGGCCTCTCCGCCCAAACCCCTCCCGGAGCTGCTGCCAGGCGTCGTCCGGCAGGCAGACGTCGACCTGTCGGACCAAAGCGaccgcggcggcagcagcacgCCCAAAGACACcaaccaccacccgcaccaCCAGCAGGACGGCGCAGAGCGCTGCTCcagctcccagtcctcctccGCGAGAAACGACGAGGACAAGTCCGGGGACGAGGCCCCGCAGAGGAAAATCAGCTACATCTCGGCCTTCAGGCCCGTGGTGAAAGACGCGGAGACCATCGCCAAACTCTACGGCAACCGGGACGGCTACGGCGCGCGCCCCGGTTACCTGTCCCCGGATTTTATCAGCGAGAGCTCCAGTTACAGATCGGTGTCGCCAGGCAGAGACAGCGTggtggacgacgacgacgacccgGACGTAGACGTGGAGTCCAATCGGGGAcaagacgaggaggaagtgaTCCAGATTTCCCCGGGAGGGGGCCACAATGACTCCCCCCTGGCGGACCGGGTCTCCTCTGGTGCTGAGGAGAGCCAGGAGCCGCTGGATAACTCCAGCCCgggaccagcagcagcatcaccggGGGACTCCGTGCACACCGGGTCATCAGATGAGGACAGACAGATGCGTAATGGCTCTCCTCTTCATGAA GTGTACCCTCATGAAAAGGACCGCCACGTGCTCCCGAACGCGCCTTCGCCGTTCGGCTCGAGACACTCGAGCACATCCAACG GTTTCCATCACGTGTCTGAACCCCAGAACCAACGCAACGCGACGTCCTACCAGCAGCACAAGGACCGACCAG CCGATGGAGCTTTACGCATCGACATCAGCTTGCATGAAAGAGACCTGGAGACCATGGCTAAAG AGGAATTGCAGAAGCAGCTCGCGGAACAAGTGGAGTTGAGGAAAAAGTTGGAGAGAgaatttcagcatttaaaag ATAATTTTCAGGACCAAATGAAGCGTGAGCTGTCCTACAGAGAGGAAATGGTCCAGCAGCTGCAGATTGTTCGAG CTCACGACGCCCTTCACCACTTCTCCTGCAAGATGCTCACTCCTCGTCAGTGTACCGGAGCCTGCACCTTCAAACCGCCGCTTCTGCCTCCCTAG
- the skor1a gene encoding SKI family transcriptional corepressor 1a isoform X3, translating to MESMPGQQLRDAGREASSSPSSKHDAASFSGPSPLKPNQVSETALYGVPIVCLVIDGKERLCLAQISNTLLKNYSYNEIHNRRVALGITCVQCTPVQLELLRRAGAMPISSRRCGMITKREAERLCKSFLGAHSPPKLPENFAFDVTHDCAWGSRGSFIPARYNSSRAKCIKCSFCNMYFSPNKFIFHSHRTSESKYLQPDAANFNSWRRHLKLTDKKQSDDIHHAWEDVKAMFNGGSRKRTLPMSGSGMSSSMKSQASSSLAQTSSPEIPHKTLRCDEDRRNNNNLSLASGARTYPVIPVPSKNFGMLQKIPPPLFPHHPYGFPSYGLCQKKSDIVPDANKTGVPGVFWPGAKDALYPAFPMFWPTAGGLPIPPYSASPPKPLPELLPGVVRQADVDLSDQSDRGGSSTPKDTNHHPHHQQDGAERCSSSQSSSARNDEDKSGDEAPQRKISYISAFRPVVKDAETIAKLYGNRDGYGARPGYLSPDFISESSSYRSVSPGRDSVVDDDDDPDVDVESNRGQDEEEVIQISPGGGHNDSPLADRVSSGAEESQEPLDNSSPGPAAASPGDSVHTGSSDEDRQMRNGSPLHEVYPHEKDRHVLPNAPSPFGSRHSSTSNGFHHVSEPQNQRNATSYQQHKDRPADGALRIDISLHERDLETMAKEELQKQLAEQVELRKKLEREFQHLKDNFQDQMKRELSYREEMVQQLQIVRDTLCSELDQERKARYAIQQKLKAHDALHHFSCKMLTPRQCTGACTFKPPLLPP from the exons ATGGAGTCGATGCCCGGCCAGCAGCTTCGAGACGCTGGACGAGAGGCCAGCTCTTCCCCCAGTTCAAAGCACGACGCAGCGAGCTTCTCCGGCCCCAGCCCCCTCAAACCGAACCAAGTGAGTGAGACCGCCCTGTACGGGGTGCCCATCGTATGTCTGGTCATAGACGGCAAGGAGAGACTCTGCCTGGCGCAGATTTCTAACACGCTGCTGAAGAACTACAGCTACAACGAGATACACAACCGCCGGGTCGCCTTGGGCATCACCTGCGTGCAGTGCACCCCCGTTCAGCTGGAGCTCCTGCGGCGCGCCGGGGCCATGCCCATCTCCTCCAGGCGTTGCGGCATGATCACCAAGCGGGAGGCCGAGAGGCTCTGCAAGTCCTTCCTGGGAGCGCACAGCCCCCCGAAGCTACCGGAAAATTTCGCCTTTGACGTGACCCACGATTGCGCCTGGGGCTCCAGGGGCAGCTTCATACCCGCCAGATACAACAGCTCCAGAGCAAAGTGCATCAAGTGCAGCTTTTGCAACATGTATTTCTCCCCGAATAAATTCATCTTCCACTCTCATCGCACCTCGGAGTCCAAGTATCTCCAGCCGGACGCGGCCAACTTCAACTCGTGGAGACGCCACCTGAAACTGACGGACAAAAAACAATCCGACGACATTCACCACGCGTGGGAGGATGTAAAGGCCATGTTCAACGgggggagcaggaagaggactCTGCCCATGAGCGGCTCGGGGATGTCCTCGTCGATGAAGTCGCAGGCCTCGTCCAGCTTGGCCCAAACCAGCTCGCCCGAAATCCCTCACAAGACTTTACGCTGCGACGAGGATCGGAGAAATAACAATAACCTGAGTTTGGCGAGCGGCGCGCGCACCTACCCGGTCATCCCGGTGCCCAGCAAGAACTTCGGCATGCTGCAGAAAATCCCCCCGCCCCTGTTCCCGCATCACCCCTACGGCTTCCCCAGCTACGGGCTGTGTCAGAAAAAGAGCGACATCGTGCCCGATGCGAACAAAACCGGTGTCCCCGGCGTGTTCTGGCCCGGCGCGAAGGACGCCCTGTACCCCGCCTTCCCCATGTTTTGGCCCACAGCTGGCGGCCTACCGATTCCGCCCTACTCGGCCTCTCCGCCCAAACCCCTCCCGGAGCTGCTGCCAGGCGTCGTCCGGCAGGCAGACGTCGACCTGTCGGACCAAAGCGaccgcggcggcagcagcacgCCCAAAGACACcaaccaccacccgcaccaCCAGCAGGACGGCGCAGAGCGCTGCTCcagctcccagtcctcctccGCGAGAAACGACGAGGACAAGTCCGGGGACGAGGCCCCGCAGAGGAAAATCAGCTACATCTCGGCCTTCAGGCCCGTGGTGAAAGACGCGGAGACCATCGCCAAACTCTACGGCAACCGGGACGGCTACGGCGCGCGCCCCGGTTACCTGTCCCCGGATTTTATCAGCGAGAGCTCCAGTTACAGATCGGTGTCGCCAGGCAGAGACAGCGTggtggacgacgacgacgacccgGACGTAGACGTGGAGTCCAATCGGGGAcaagacgaggaggaagtgaTCCAGATTTCCCCGGGAGGGGGCCACAATGACTCCCCCCTGGCGGACCGGGTCTCCTCTGGTGCTGAGGAGAGCCAGGAGCCGCTGGATAACTCCAGCCCgggaccagcagcagcatcaccggGGGACTCCGTGCACACCGGGTCATCAGATGAGGACAGACAGATGCGTAATGGCTCTCCTCTTCATGAA GTGTACCCTCATGAAAAGGACCGCCACGTGCTCCCGAACGCGCCTTCGCCGTTCGGCTCGAGACACTCGAGCACATCCAACG GTTTCCATCACGTGTCTGAACCCCAGAACCAACGCAACGCGACGTCCTACCAGCAGCACAAGGACCGACCAG CCGATGGAGCTTTACGCATCGACATCAGCTTGCATGAAAGAGACCTGGAGACCATGGCTAAAG AGGAATTGCAGAAGCAGCTCGCGGAACAAGTGGAGTTGAGGAAAAAGTTGGAGAGAgaatttcagcatttaaaag ATAATTTTCAGGACCAAATGAAGCGTGAGCTGTCCTACAGAGAGGAAATGGTCCAGCAGCTGCAGATTGTTCGAG aCACTTTGTGCAGCGAGTTGGACCAAGAGAGAAAGGCTCGTTATGCAATACAGCAGAAGCTAAAAG CTCACGACGCCCTTCACCACTTCTCCTGCAAGATGCTCACTCCTCGTCAGTGTACCGGAGCCTGCACCTTCAAACCGCCGCTTCTGCCTCCCTAG